The sequence TCCTGAAGCAGCAGTGAATAAACACACGTAGTGAACAGCAGATTATTTATAGGGATATACAGCGCCATCAGTTATTTATAACTTAATTAATGTTCAGTCAGGCAAACAGACAACCACAAATTAAACCACATTCTGGTTTACTGTAGGAATGACTTGACAGTTTTTCACgctaaataaagaaaaatattctaATCAGGTTAGCAAGAGGATCAATAACACATCCAAGGTTCCAGTAAGTATAATCTGTACAACAAAAGTGCTTAATTTCTTCAATCAATGACTCTCAATAGTCACTCAAGGcagcaaattaatcaataacagTGCAAAAACTCTCCATAGATGTCTCCAAGAGGTATAAAAATAGGCAACTTTTTCAAccaataaaggaaaaaatattttgttttcaatatAAGTGAAATGTGGACAATCATCAGCAATGAAAATGCATTAATAACTATGAATATGGTAATAGTGGTAACTGGACTAACTGgctgcattatttatttattttttattttttttgtaaaaattgCCTCAGTATGCAGCCTGTGTGTTAGTTAAAGCTCGACTTCACGTGGATAatgattttgtaatttttttctttcttctaaactaaaacatgtttaaaatccAGTGTTGTGTCAATATCTTGtaagtctttttctttttgtgcttGGTGAGCACTGGTTTCTCCAGCAGGAGCCGCCATAGCTGGACGGACAAGCAGAACAAGGCTTCCCGGTGCTATAAGGAGCCTCTCCCACCCAGTTTCctctgaaacacaaataaacataacgTTAGCTTCAAAGCCTTGTTTTTTCGTGTTCGGgtccaaaatatatttaaaaaataaagaatacctgaaacatttaatgataaaaatgtgtgcatttatgcATGTTGTAATCTCATCTGTCCAAAGATTGTGTTTTGAGTTGTTTTCTATCAGTACAGAACAGCTGATCtgattgttttgtcatgttaacAAGCACCAGCACCTACATATTGTATATACCAtgatatacactatatacagtTGTGGAAGAAGTATACAGATCACTTACTTGACTGACTGCATTCAAGATTTGTCTGGCAGTAAAAGTAAGTACAAAAGGCCTCTCCAAGAGTGTtactatatattattatatacatgatatttgattattattattgatgcattaacatattttaatattgcaGCTGGATGAGGTGGAGAGCTCATTTTAAATACttaatatgtttatgtttttggtaTCACTGCATCATAATTCATCAATTActcattttataaactgataatATGTATCATATGTATGTAGCtgtagctgtcagataaatgtagtggaataaaaagtacaatatttcctctgaaatgcagtggagtTTAAGAATAAAGTAACatataatggaaataatcaagtAAATTACATGTACATCAAAACTGTACATAAATACAGATTATCGGATTATCCTCTGAAATCAAGtaaatgaattgaattaaaagGGCTTTATCATCACCCTGTTGCTGtatacatttgtagtttttttttatataaagtaTGTATGAGACAGATCGGGGAACCCTGGAGAAGTTCTCAGCATTTACTACATGTGCGTCTCCTGATCAAAATAAGATCTTCTTACTTCGTGGAGTAGTTGCAGACTAGCAGCATTGCCTCGCTCCAGGTGcttccaaacacaaacatgttaacaCACTTCCTGAGAGCACATCCCAGTCTTTTGGTGCTCGCCCACACCATCTGAGAGGAACCACAAAACACAGTTTGATGCTAATATCCATAAAACCACATACTAACTAACTACAGAAGCAAAACCGCATGTTTAATTGGGAACATATCATTTCTTTAAACTCTATTTTGAAAGTACTAAATGATCAAATCCATCCCGATTCGTCCAACAGAGAAAATCTATCTACTGTACCTGTGTGTAGTGAGAGCACACGGATCCACTGCATCTGTTGGGGTAGGAGAAACGATGCCTCTCATCATACCAGGACCTGATCAGATCAGTGATGGACTTGTACCTGTCATGGCCAACATACATTCAGTctatataattttaaataacTACACGTGTATTGTTTTCATCATTGTATCCTGCGGTCTTTAGTGTATGTTAAGACAATACTGCATAAACCACGAGCTGATTCTCTGCACTACCTTCCTGTAGTGATTGACAGGTTTTGACCAAGATATTTCATGGCTTGTGGCGGACCGTGATCCCAAACGCATCGTGAAGCCCAAGAGTCAGCTGACTTAGCAAGTCCCTCATCCCAGAGCTGTagaggcaagagagagagagagagagagagagaaagagagagagagagagagagagagagagagagagagagagagagagaaacagagagagacacacttcattaaggaaaaaaacaaaaatccactTCAAACCAAGACCAAACCAAAAGCACTTTCATACATACATCAGCttcctgctgttttttgtaAGTCTTCTGTATCAATGTTTTGAGGTCAATTAGACCCCCTGTTATGAACAAATTATTATAAAACTCCAAAATCAGAAATCATAATAGTCTACTCACATTATTTGGGATTTGGGAGGGGCAGCGTTGCATAAACAGTACCGTCAACATCAATCACGGATATAGAACATATGAAAATCTATTGTatttaactgtgttttacaGCTAAGATGTAACACAGAAGTATAGTCATGCAAATCATCAGTTCAACATCATGTTTATAAGCAGTTCTTTAAAAATGGAGTATCAAGGTGGAAAACAATGTTAAGTATGTTTTTTGTGCTGTTAAAGAGGCCCCGGGGTCTCCAGGATCCCAAAGAGAACATTGGGGTTTATCTCATGTTGagctttttctttccttcttacTTTTATCTGCAcagttttaacacatttttaccTCACATTGATGTATTctcatgtgtgtgtacagcacTTGGCATTTTGTGTTTGATGATAACCTAAAAAAGATCATCACAAACTGCCATGTGCCCAGTATTTCCTCACCATGTACTCCATATTAGCAGCAGGGGGGAAGACCTGAGAGCGGACTCGGTTGTGGTAGTCCAGCAAAGCGTTGATCTCTCTGGATGAAATGGCTCGCTTACTTCTGCTATGAGGCACACTGATGGCCTCGGTGAGCATCCTGACTTCAGACTGTGTTTCTGCTCCAGCTGTGGTCGTGTTGAGCAGCTCTGTGGAGCTCgacaacacagcagcagcagctcccaTGTGAGGCATCGTCCACAAGGTGGCAGCCAACAGAAGCTGAACACATGCAGCAGCCATCCGAGCTTTGTGGAAGAGGCTGCAGCTGCTCCACATCCCTCTATACTTCTGAGGAGGAAAGAGGTTTACAACATGTTCAGACTGACAACATAAAAATCAGTCAAACCTCAAAGCGTTGAGGACTTCAGCTCATGACAGGTTGACAATATCAAAACTATTAATTATCTTGGTGTGATTTATTAGGAaagaattaaacattttgaaacacCTGTGCATCAGTAAGGCTgactttatttcctttcaccTGCTGACAAAACAACATGTCAGTCAAGTGAAAAGAAACAGATGGGAGACTATAATAAAAgggattcatttttttttgatCGAAGCCTTTacttttaaacctgcattaacaggttatttttttgtccacttgggggcagcagaaacaagttgtaaacacatcactaacatatcatcaccttttaagttgatatgttgaacttgttaggAAACAGTTGCttaacatccaacattataatttatttgaattcgtgtttctgtccacttgatgaatgtaagtccaatattcactctcttttagctctgtttatGCTCTCtactaactcctgagggaaatatctggctccttagctgctaaatgctccactatgttcaccagccaactgtgtctgtttgccgtttggtgctgagcaggtagtgtacagtggctttttagagttttttctctgaaaacagctgcccgCTGGAGCAGAAAACgagagagtgaaccaaaacattaaaattgcaGCCAGACATCTAAACAATGAGCTCACTCATAAAGCACTATCATCACTACGAGCAACATCTCTCACATTACTTACTGTATTTGATACAGTACATTGttgttataaatattatatatatatacatatatatacatatatatatatatatgttcagtATAAACATTTTAACCCTTATCAATCTTCATCTTCTGGTTTCTTATTCTGCCCCAAGAAGAAGTTACTTTTGGTTGTGAAGCAGAGATGGGCATCACATTTTCTGCACTCTGCCTTTGCGAGAGGAATGCAATATATTTGTCTGGCTACATGTTACACTCTTGTATTTCTTATACTTCCACTTTATTCCATTCTACACTTTGCAATCCACTGCTGGTGCTATCATAAATAGCAATGTCCTGGAACAGTCTTGGTTTAATAAATATCTAATGCTGtaagaatgtgttttttctgtgtgttggcTCAAGATTAGTGATGCCAATGTAAACTGCCTCTCAAACCTGACTGTGGATCTGTTTTCCCTCACTGTCCTCACTGTCAGCAGGAAAAGACCCAAACTATTCAATCAGGTCCCTTTCAACCCTTTCATTAGATCATAAAATTACAGTGTCCATTATTGCCAGTTTGTAGAGTCATCATTttacataataatacatttctgagCATGGTATCGTCCTGACAAGTAGCTTAACTGCACAATGTTTCcttaaggcaaaaaaaaaaaaatggaaaatccCAACATGCAACATTAAAccctctgcagctcctcattTAATTCAACAGAAACATGTGCAGTAGAgagttaaaaatgtgttttatgttactCATATTAAATTGGAGCTTTCACTAAAGTATTCATACTTCTGTAATTGTCCACAACTTTCAAtacagacaataaaaagaagaaagtacATTCTTAAAGTAATATTTCTGCAAAACTCtcccaaataaatgaaaacacatgagGAGAGCTTAACATATGCAGTCACAATctgtaatcaatcaatcaaaaaccAGCCTCTACTGTCATCAGTGAACATGTTTGTTAcataaaaggaggaaaaaactGAGCCTCATACCTTCATCAGTGGATCCTttcacagagcagagagagccagacaaacagcagagaagcagaggagaCCCTCGCTTCAACACGAGCCTTTGCAAACAAGCCCGTTTGTCATGTGTGGCAGGGAGTTTTAACTGGGCCAACAGGGTTTCTGACGCATAAAAAACCCTCCTGTatgctgcttcttcttcctccagctCACATGGGGCTCAGGAAACTGTCTGATTCAGGTTTCTGAACACAGTCATCATGATAACTTAcagtctgtctttttctttctctctactgcagagaaaatcacaaacacagGAAATTGCCTTTCAGAACAGAAATTTGcaatgatgaaatattttagTGGCCACCTTCATTGTTTATAGGTTCAATATCATGTCTGATTTATTTAAGAAAGAGATCTGCATCAGTCAATAAGATGAGGAGTCAAAaattttattatcagaattGATAATTTCATTATCTTAAATAAAAGATATAGTACTTTGGGACCTTTTGCTTTATTTAAGAGCTTGAGGCTGCCTTACAAGAGTCTGCTAGTAATAGAGCACATGTTTTAGCTGCCCCCTGACCTCCCTGAGttgtttcaataaaacaaaataaaatgttaaaataagcACTCCTTGGGGAAGCACTGGGCAGTGTGGGGAAGAATGCATAttaaacaaaaggagaaaagtgGCTGCAGAGTCAGCGTTCATCTCCAGCTGTTGTCAGTTCCAGGATCCTCTGCCATGTGTAATATACTGAGGAATACACTGCCAAGGTACACTCACTGCACCACCTGCCTCTGCAGCCACTGGGGTCAAAGAGATCATTGAGACCAAGACTCAGACACGGCAGACTAAGTGGAACATGAAACGAAAGCAACAAGACACTAATGCAGTCATGaaagtatgtttgtttttattttctgcgATCATTTAAATGAGATGTTCCTACCAACCCATACCCACCCAAATGTCTGCACCATGTGTGAGATAATTGGAAATATCATAGACTGTGAGAATTTATAAAAGGCTCTGCGTGCACAGAATGAAATGAACTCTTTAACATTCGACATTCCAGCAAGTCTCTCTTCACGTTTTATGGATGAGGAACTTGATCCATGTTGGTTTAACCCGACTACAAGTTCCCGGTTCTGCTTGAAAAGTCAAATGCTGAAGATGCAACAATTTCACTAAGATGATAATTATGAGCCTCCGTCTGTGCACAagtaatatataaaatgtcacagcacAGTCTGattcaaacacagacatgaacatGAATGTATCAGTAGGCCAACAAGCTAAGTGCCAATGATCTGTTTACCCACATTTTCCGCTGTCATCTTGACACATTGCTGTTTGCCGGATCAGATCATAAAGTGGgttcaagaagaaaaaaaagacagattaatTCCAGCTACTTATGTACCATATACAGAGCGAATTTCTGTCACAGGAAACTCACCGTACTGTGTAGGCAGTGTAggaatattgaacaaaaatatcATGATCATCTTCAACAGACTGATCTGTATTCTTAGTTTTGTAGGTAAAGTCAGCTCCCAAAAAGAGGCCGCTGCTGGCACTGCATGGATGGGTATACATCAACTGCATGATTCAGGAGCGATGGTGGGTTAGGTTAGCTAATTACAACTTTCGGGTTCCTGACATGACGCACACTGTCccaaaagcattttccccatacaCAATCAATTGGAAAAGGAGCAGCTATGAAACTGAGTATATTTCTGTGTCATAAACTCCTTTTCatcatcagaatttgatctgtGCCTCTGCGTATTaaccactgagcaactttcataggaataaTCGGGGCACCATCTTTTAACATGGTATCCAGTTCTCCATAATCCATCCATTTCTATATTGGCTCAAACAGTGTTAGTTTGTTTTGGGGTTGTGTTGAGTGTGGGTTCAGGTAAAGAGGAGAGTGGTTCCGAGATGCTGAAATACACTGTTGAGCCTTCTCGGTGTTGTAGATCCAACTCAATGAAACACCAGTTGACTGCACAACTGATTAAATTGTAGACTTGCaagcactctttttttttttacaattcaaAGAGTCATGTGTGGAAAAGTTTTGGCTACCAGAGGGGCTGCCAATTAGCAGCAATTTGTAAAACtagtagaataaaataaactacTGAGCAGTTCTTGGCATTCAGATAAAGCTGCCTATTAAGCCAGGCTTGTAAAGTAGCTGTGTGTCTACTCATTGCTTGGGTGAGAGTAGGATTAAAAGGAAGTTTAAATCTAAGTTAGGCCAGAATGGTTTCACCTGTCTTAGGGCTCAGTAGGTTTATGATGGCAGAGTCTGATGATCAAAACATCATATAACAGAGACATATAACTGGGCTTCCATAATGTTCACCCACATCTGGCACATTTCACCatatgtattcatttaaaaatgctaTAAATGTCCATAACAGTTTACCCTGATCAGAACAATccaagaaaaaatgtgaaactgttACTGTgtaaaatatctgcaaaatTTACCAATGATCTGAAATCATTTGTAGGTTTGGGGACTCATCTATTGACTGTGAATggcaaaaaatgtttaaatacaatgGTTTTTGATGCAAGATGTAGTTATTAAGCTGAGAAAACAGTGCACATCTGTCAAAGACAACATTACTAAAGACTACATTACTACAAATTACCTCAAATATCAGGGTGTCTGGACCAAATCATCCTACCATGCAttggtgtctgttttttttttttaatgtgggaGGAAATGTTGAATCAACCTGAACGCACACAGTGTCACTCTGAAGGTTTTTGTGCCACGTGGGTTTCTGAAGTCGACCCTTCAAAGGCTTGCAGCATACTTCCACATTGGTTCAGCAGAGTGCTGTCAGACTTTGTGACTTTGTGTCTAAAATGTTCAGAGGGCTCCATCAAAGAAGCCGTGAGGACCTTTAGCATACAGAAGGTCAATGGCACTCAAGGTTCAGTGAAAGGGGTCGCATCTCGTTGTTGGTCTTTGAGCTTGACCAATTTGCTTTTCCACTGGCTTGAAGGAGTACCTCACTGTCTACAACTGACCATGAACATAAACTACTTCttgattttatgtattttttatatttctgtaccATTATTATGATAAATGGTtggttttcttttattaatattatggGTTTTAAACAAGTTTCATATATTCCAACTGTTGATCCAGTTTTACAGATCTGTTGCAGAGAGTGTGCTTTCtctatttgtctgtctgactACTGCTGAAACAAATTAGAGGActaaataagagaaaatagtTGGACCTGGAAAGAGGTTCACACAACTCTGTTTTAAATCTGAGTGgtttaaaagaaatacattcCCTGAGACTCTGAGACTCTTGAAAACACATTTGCCACTTTAAGGTACCAAGCCAGtagctccaggtctgaaaagtgaagccaatgtggaagtgccttaaacctgcattctctctaatggctgTCAGGACTcgactggctccaaaaagaagtctggtTGTGTAGAACTCTATGAGAAAATTGCCCTActcatttgatttattacctcagtaaacagtttcttaatgagtttatggtctcagtcactagtttcaagtctttttcAATACAGTATAATGTTCATTTTCTAAATAATGgccccatttaatttaaatttgacgataaagcagggtaagctttagggtgtggctatgTTGTGACTGACAAGTCactaccatggcaacaacattgattaggtaacataaccatggtgtaaactcagattcacagagtataggcatagccATAGCCGTCACtatttgagtgtgttttcagttcatgaaacaTGAATTGTAACTTTTGTTCACCTacaaaagtcttgttcagtgtttggttgagctaaaagaccctctaaggagtcggatgtgCAGTTTTTATGGTAATCACATTtggtttttaatggttttaagcctgtttttcagtTGCGAAAATTGgcattaacattagcattatcacagttaaccatactgtacactgtaaatgcaccatgctaaccaaactagcagctagcgttagggtcagctccaccctcttgtccaaataagGTCACTTCTCATTACTTCTGGCTGcagaaatccaagatggcgacggtcaaaatgccaaactcgaggcttcaaaatgcaagtccacaaaccaatgagtgacaTCAAGGTGGCTACGTCACTACTATTATCTTTTTGCAGTCTATGTAaggtacattttatttttagtttgtggCTGTCTTGGTAATTATTTTTGGTATCTTGCTATCTTACTAACATGTTGGGGTTATTCAACTTCTTAATTGCAAACCTCCTGCACTTTAAAGTATGTTGTTTGTAGcttatcttttatatttatgatacttgtattttaaagtgttcTCATCTGTAGGGTTTTATTGTTAGTATCAGAATCAGATATCAGAAACatgtttattgccaagtaggtttgcacatacaaggaattgGCCTTGGTGTTATGGTGCATgacaatcaaaaataaaaataataataatcaagtaatcataaatcatataaaatataaatttacaataaaaatatgtaaaatacattctAAGTGAAAAGAGCTGTTACAAGTTTAAACTGAAGAGAATGCAATGTACTAAATATGACCAGAGATGTGCAAATGTTCATAGTATAAACAGCAATgtgcaaataataatacaaaaatgtgttttaatgtaatgcacCATGTTAGATATGATGGATTCACAGATGTGCaatataatattaacaatacaaaagattttacattaatataacaataataatcaataGGTATGTTATGTTGAATGATGTCCTGTCTGTCCTGCTGCACTATGTGTTCACTAAGGAAAATTCCTGACAGTGTTTCTTGTTATGGTGATAAAGttaactcaactcaactcagcTGTATGAGTTGAGTTGAGTATGAGCATCACTAACCCTGCTGAAACTGAATCCTTTTATTCGTAGGATCAGACATTTAAATTTAGCAGTAACCGCATACATGTCATTTCTGTCACaataatatttctattttcGCACATCAAAGACTGGAAAAGATGAGGAGCAATATAAAACAGATCAAACAGGTGAGAGTgtgcagacagactgacagatggTGGAGCGAGTGCAGTATTTTTGACTGAGGACTACTGGTCTTAGGAAAATTCCTgttgaataataacaaaatctGTGGGAAAGGAAAAGTCCAAACAGTGCAACCAGAAAGCAAATTTACTTTCGTCATTTAGCTGCCTCCAGCTGACGATGGAAATGTGACTGTTTGGTACAGAATTTACTGGGTTCAAAGGACAAAacaatctcataattttgataCCCCTTCCACAgaactgaaaacactaaaacagaTGATGTCTCCTTTGGTTAAACGGGCAATATATTTATGCAGGAATGAGTCTGCAGGAATCTGATCAGAGAAACCTCAGAACAACAGTCTGAAATGGGTCAAACAGGGGAGAGGATGATTCCCTGGCCAGACCAGACCAGACGGTTTCTCCCAGAGACCATCCCACACCCCCTGCAGcatgacatcatctgtctggTTCGAGGTGCTGTAGGGCGCTTGCATACAAAAGCTCAGTGTGACCTTGTCATGTCTGAAAGGTGAGGAGGAGCACTCAGTGGCCTCCTGTATTTACACGGGAGGGAACATAAAACAAACCTCACACTAACTATATTTAAGGTCCCAGAGCCGCAGCTTTTCAGGTGACAGCCGGGCCTTTCAGCTCTGTCTGAGTGCTCTAACAGCACAGCAGCTGGTGCCTTTCACAGAGAAAGACTCTTCTAGTCAAACACCATTACTTTCACCTGAATTATAGCTTCTCAATCAGAGGCTAATGATTCTGTACTTACTGTTGATATGACTGGCAATTTTTCtaattgttaacaaatctcatgtgcagagccaaaccgaCAATGAGCTGATCCTTCTTACAAGTATTGCATGTGTATCCAAAGACTGATATATCTTctgtccaaaaatgattaaaaacatgttaagaaGACACACCGGGTGATATTTTCCTTCACCCCAAAGATTACAGTCTTCAGTTtatttagaaacggctccagagactaataacagcaatcacatcACATAGACTGAACATGTGATctctgttattagtctttggagtcATTTCTGAAAAAACTATCATGACCATGATCCTCAAGGCAAAGAAAGATGTCAAcaagtgcaacagtgtgactcactgacattttgttaatcgtttttggacaacaacagaggtctaca is a genomic window of Thunnus maccoyii chromosome 4, fThuMac1.1, whole genome shotgun sequence containing:
- the r3hdml gene encoding R3H domain containing-like — its product is MWSSCSLFHKARMAAACVQLLLAATLWTMPHMGAAAAVLSSSTELLNTTTAGAETQSEVRMLTEAISVPHSRSKRAISSREINALLDYHNRVRSQVFPPAANMEYMLWDEGLAKSADSWASRCVWDHGPPQAMKYLGQNLSITTGRYKSITDLIRSWYDERHRFSYPNRCSGSVCSHYTQMVWASTKRLGCALRKCVNMFVFGSTWSEAMLLVCNYSTKGNWVGEAPYSTGKPCSACPSSYGGSCWRNQCSPSTKRKRLTRY